A genome region from Blautia coccoides includes the following:
- a CDS encoding sugar phosphate isomerase/epimerase family protein: protein MEIGYTVWEWGLETENDLKTALNDLKELGYHNFENFIGMADLYEGREEEFNRLVKDYGLKFIALYNYIRDMDADNVEEAKKYLEFCKKTGAKIMNIQAPARDGKPSEEHLLKLSGILDEIGRMAQDYGVALCLHPHFQMTVEQEDEIDFVAEHTNPEYVKFCFDTAHTVLAGIDFQKLFEKYKGRIGCIHLKDQDTEVDVKDYRQKWIHEWDRHQRFYELGTKGIDFPKVLKLLENTGYDGYLVIENDTPTVSNYEGAKTNREYAVRVLGL, encoded by the coding sequence ATGGAGATAGGTTATACGGTTTGGGAATGGGGACTGGAGACAGAAAATGACCTGAAGACAGCACTTAACGACTTAAAAGAGCTGGGCTATCACAATTTTGAGAACTTTATTGGCATGGCTGACCTGTATGAAGGACGTGAGGAGGAATTTAACCGGCTGGTAAAAGATTACGGACTGAAATTTATAGCTCTGTACAACTATATACGTGATATGGATGCGGACAATGTGGAGGAGGCGAAAAAATATCTGGAGTTCTGTAAAAAGACAGGTGCCAAGATCATGAACATACAGGCGCCGGCAAGAGATGGGAAGCCTTCAGAAGAACATCTGCTGAAATTATCGGGGATTCTGGATGAAATAGGGAGGATGGCCCAGGACTATGGTGTGGCTTTATGCCTGCATCCCCATTTTCAGATGACAGTGGAGCAGGAGGATGAAATTGATTTTGTGGCAGAACATACCAATCCTGAGTATGTAAAGTTTTGCTTTGATACTGCCCATACCGTGCTCGCCGGAATTGACTTTCAGAAGTTATTTGAGAAATATAAAGGGAGGATCGGCTGCATTCATCTGAAGGATCAGGACACTGAGGTAGATGTAAAGGACTACAGACAAAAATGGATCCACGAATGGGACAGACATCAGAGATTTTACGAATTGGGTACAAAAGGAATTGATTTTCCTAAAGTTTTGAAGCTGTTGGAGAATACGGGTTATGACGGGTACCTGGTGATCGAGAATGACACACCCACAGTCAGCAACTATGAAGGGGCAAAGACAAACCGGGAGTACGCGGTACGGGTACTCGGCCTGTGA
- a CDS encoding carbohydrate ABC transporter permease, with protein sequence MRKSTLKPKTRMAVIICLLPALIVYTYVVILPIINAFNYSFYNWSGGPQAKYVGWKNYQILLKDTSFWHAFSNNIWIAVLCIAGQIGIAFIFSALLTSRFVKFKKLHRVVAYFPATISAVVVGFTWSFIFNYDYGLINVILKALHLGNLAKPWLDNPNTIISVVSIPLIWQYIGYYMVIIMAAMTSIDPSIYEMAELDGATGIQKAVKITLPLIKGSIAVAVMLCIAGNMKIFDHIYVMTNGGPGTSSMVMALQVYKTTFIKNQFGYASAMSIGILVLSLGLVGISRLIITRPWRKESDY encoded by the coding sequence TTGAGAAAATCCACGCTGAAGCCCAAAACAAGAATGGCAGTTATCATATGCCTGCTGCCTGCGCTCATTGTATATACCTATGTGGTCATCCTGCCTATCATCAATGCGTTCAATTACAGCTTTTACAATTGGTCGGGGGGTCCGCAGGCAAAATATGTAGGGTGGAAAAATTATCAGATCTTATTAAAAGATACATCCTTCTGGCACGCATTCAGCAATAATATTTGGATCGCCGTTCTGTGCATTGCGGGACAGATCGGAATCGCGTTTATTTTTTCAGCACTGCTGACATCCCGGTTTGTCAAATTTAAGAAACTACACCGGGTGGTGGCGTATTTTCCTGCTACCATATCAGCAGTTGTAGTTGGTTTTACATGGTCATTTATCTTTAACTATGACTATGGCCTTATAAATGTTATTTTAAAGGCCTTGCATCTGGGAAATTTGGCAAAACCCTGGCTGGATAATCCAAACACGATTATCAGCGTTGTCAGTATCCCTTTGATCTGGCAGTATATTGGCTACTACATGGTTATAATCATGGCAGCTATGACATCTATTGATCCCAGTATCTATGAAATGGCAGAGCTTGATGGGGCAACAGGAATACAGAAAGCGGTGAAGATAACACTTCCGCTGATCAAAGGCTCCATTGCAGTAGCCGTTATGTTGTGTATAGCAGGTAATATGAAAATTTTTGACCATATTTACGTTATGACAAACGGAGGACCGGGTACCAGTTCCATGGTAATGGCACTCCAGGTATATAAGACCACGTTTATCAAGAATCAGTTCGGTTACGCCAGTGCCATGTCCATTGGTATTTTGGTGCTGAGTCTGGGACTGGTGGGAATCAGCAGGCTGATCATCACCAGGCCTTG
- a CDS encoding uridine kinase family protein has protein sequence MEKVKIMTIGIAGGSASGKTTLCNRLAEKLKNEEPKIFHMDEYFKPEKLRPRARALTGNREYVDDNHPDTMYLRKLYEDIVKERERGNSRIILVEGLLTLYDDDICSLLDLKLFIDCRVDERILRRLERNMQKGLSREEITDVYLDVVRYRHDQYVEPSKWRADLILNGANPSQTAENMIIDYIKKYTR, from the coding sequence ATGGAAAAAGTAAAAATTATGACCATCGGTATTGCCGGTGGGAGTGCTTCCGGCAAGACTACACTGTGCAATAGGCTGGCGGAAAAGCTTAAAAATGAGGAGCCAAAAATCTTCCATATGGATGAATATTTTAAGCCGGAAAAGCTGCGCCCCCGCGCACGTGCCCTGACGGGAAACAGGGAATATGTGGATGACAATCATCCCGATACCATGTATCTGCGCAAGCTGTATGAGGATATAGTGAAGGAGAGAGAACGGGGGAATTCCCGGATCATTCTGGTGGAGGGCCTCCTTACCCTGTATGATGATGACATCTGCAGTCTGCTGGATTTGAAACTTTTCATAGACTGCCGTGTGGATGAGCGGATCCTCAGACGATTAGAGCGAAATATGCAGAAGGGGCTTTCCCGTGAGGAGATCACAGATGTATATTTGGATGTGGTGAGATATCGCCATGACCAGTACGTAGAGCCGTCAAAATGGAGGGCGGACTTGATCCTGAACGGTGCCAATCCCTCACAAACGGCGGAGAATATGATAATTGATTACATAAAAAAATATACAAGATAA
- the rbsD gene encoding D-ribose pyranase: protein MRKEGILNTDICCAISSLGHTDYLVIADPGLPIPDHVTVIDISLVKGVPGFTEVFDAVTGELVIDSYIYAEEMESSGAELLKYVQDRLAGVPAQKIPHEDLKHILPKAKVIIRTGECTPYANVILEGGVNF from the coding sequence GTGCGGAAGGAAGGTATTTTGAACACAGATATCTGCTGTGCCATATCGTCCCTTGGGCATACAGATTATCTGGTGATAGCAGACCCGGGACTTCCCATACCGGATCATGTGACCGTGATTGACATATCACTGGTAAAAGGGGTTCCCGGATTTACGGAAGTGTTTGATGCAGTGACGGGGGAACTGGTTATAGATTCATACATCTACGCGGAGGAAATGGAGTCCTCCGGCGCGGAGCTGCTCAAATATGTGCAGGACAGGCTGGCCGGTGTGCCGGCACAAAAAATCCCCCATGAGGATTTAAAACATATACTTCCAAAAGCAAAAGTGATCATAAGAACCGGTGAATGTACACCATATGCAAACGTTATTTTGGAGGGCGGCGTTAATTTTTAG
- a CDS encoding zinc-dependent alcohol dehydrogenase, which translates to MEKMLAAVFEDVGKLELKMVPVPRIQREDQVLVEVEAVSICGTDVHITAVPPGYEAVPETILGHELVGKIIEKGEAVEHLQIGDRVVVNPNDYCGVCRYCRKNLPNLCENIIPLGIDYHGAFAKYCLISGKAAYKISESVSAEAAACTEPLACAINGFHKVRILPGESAVIIGCGPIGLMIAMLAKASGIGKLFLLEAAPYRIDFAKKLGLGEVIDVKSQNAKDIIMEQTGIGPDHVFDVTGSQVVQAVDLVRKGGHVVLFGVNKKSVSQVAQCEITTKEITVHGTWLANATFPEAIRVLEDHLVDMEKLVTDVIPLQELKAGIDKLAKGEAVKVVVKP; encoded by the coding sequence ATGGAAAAAATGTTGGCTGCAGTTTTTGAGGATGTGGGTAAGCTGGAACTGAAAATGGTTCCTGTCCCCAGGATCCAGAGAGAGGACCAAGTATTGGTAGAAGTGGAAGCTGTGAGTATCTGCGGAACAGATGTACATATCACAGCGGTGCCTCCCGGATACGAAGCTGTACCGGAAACCATTCTTGGGCATGAGCTTGTTGGGAAAATAATAGAGAAAGGAGAGGCAGTGGAACATCTGCAGATCGGGGACCGGGTTGTGGTAAACCCCAATGACTACTGCGGAGTATGCCGGTACTGCAGAAAAAATCTTCCCAATCTGTGCGAAAACATTATCCCTCTTGGAATCGACTATCACGGAGCTTTTGCAAAATACTGCCTTATATCAGGCAAGGCAGCCTACAAAATCTCAGAATCGGTATCAGCCGAGGCTGCCGCGTGTACAGAACCGCTGGCCTGCGCAATCAATGGATTTCATAAAGTGCGCATACTTCCCGGTGAGAGCGCAGTGATCATCGGATGCGGACCTATTGGGCTTATGATTGCCATGCTTGCCAAGGCATCCGGAATCGGAAAGCTCTTCCTTCTGGAAGCCGCGCCCTACAGGATTGACTTTGCAAAAAAGCTGGGTCTGGGAGAAGTGATAGATGTCAAAAGCCAGAATGCCAAAGACATTATCATGGAGCAGACAGGGATCGGACCGGATCATGTCTTTGATGTGACAGGCTCCCAGGTGGTACAGGCTGTGGATCTGGTGAGAAAGGGCGGGCACGTTGTACTTTTCGGGGTCAATAAAAAGTCCGTCAGCCAGGTAGCCCAGTGTGAAATTACTACAAAAGAGATAACGGTTCACGGAACCTGGCTTGCCAATGCTACGTTTCCGGAAGCGATCCGTGTACTGGAGGATCATCTGGTGGACATGGAAAAGCTGGTCACAGATGTTATTCCGCTTCAGGAATTAAAGGCAGGGATTGATAAGCTGGCAAAAGGAGAAGCAGTAAAAGTTGTAGTAAAACCTTAA
- a CDS encoding ROK family transcriptional regulator, protein MGTTKNMQFLRTSNRAAIIKALALGEASNRVELSSHLGLSKMAISGLINDLVADGYVEDRKYSPFRDSTWYTGDASGRKPSALSIVPRRINAIGILLKRYEVHCMIAEIQGNILYHDFCPLPMDADNVSLSEILVSLVEKALHSHGDCFIAGIGIASIGPLDITQKRILYPPNFCSIGNLYIGELLEERFRLPVYLDNDMNASAIAEQFYGVGKTADTLAYVGFGSGVGAGIIIHGKLLHGSAGFAGEIGHISINPQGPQCSCGQKGCIETYTSVSRLLDDMGADSVTNLRQMIQDDKLDEKRQKRLRECRYALKTLLITIANLYDPEVIIFGEIPPTLAPVYLDEMETYMNTNMFHHGFQNIRLYPSSFGENAPLIGSASLIFKGIFDGKIPLPDRTAK, encoded by the coding sequence ATGGGAACCACAAAAAACATGCAGTTTCTAAGGACCAGCAACCGCGCTGCCATTATTAAAGCGCTGGCACTTGGGGAGGCCTCCAACCGTGTAGAACTTTCCTCCCATCTTGGCCTGTCCAAAATGGCCATCAGCGGCCTTATCAACGACCTGGTTGCTGACGGCTATGTGGAAGACAGGAAATATTCTCCCTTCCGGGATTCTACCTGGTATACGGGAGACGCCAGCGGAAGAAAGCCCTCCGCGCTTTCTATTGTCCCCAGGAGGATCAACGCCATTGGAATACTGCTGAAACGTTATGAAGTGCACTGTATGATCGCGGAAATACAGGGAAATATTCTTTATCACGATTTCTGCCCTCTCCCCATGGACGCAGACAATGTCTCCCTGTCTGAGATCTTGGTATCACTGGTGGAAAAAGCCCTGCATTCCCACGGAGACTGCTTTATTGCGGGTATCGGCATCGCGTCCATCGGCCCTTTGGATATTACACAAAAGAGGATTCTCTATCCTCCTAATTTCTGCAGTATCGGTAATTTATATATTGGGGAACTATTGGAAGAGAGGTTCCGGCTGCCTGTTTATCTGGATAATGATATGAATGCCAGCGCAATTGCGGAACAATTCTATGGGGTGGGAAAAACGGCAGATACCCTGGCCTATGTAGGCTTTGGTTCCGGTGTTGGAGCGGGGATCATAATACACGGAAAACTGCTGCACGGCAGCGCTGGATTTGCCGGTGAGATCGGACATATCTCTATCAATCCACAGGGTCCGCAGTGCTCCTGCGGACAGAAGGGCTGTATCGAGACATACACCAGTGTGTCCAGGCTTCTAGATGACATGGGGGCCGATTCTGTGACGAACCTGCGTCAGATGATACAGGATGATAAACTAGATGAAAAGAGACAGAAACGTCTGAGGGAATGCCGGTACGCGCTGAAAACACTGCTTATCACCATTGCAAATCTCTATGATCCGGAGGTCATAATATTCGGGGAAATCCCCCCCACCCTGGCACCTGTCTATCTGGATGAAATGGAAACTTATATGAATACCAACATGTTCCACCACGGCTTCCAAAATATTCGTCTCTATCCCTCCTCATTCGGTGAAAACGCGCCACTGATAGGGTCTGCTTCTCTGATCTTCAAGGGAATATTTGACGGAAAAATCCCCCTGCCGGACAGAACTGCCAAATAA
- a CDS encoding adenine deaminase C-terminal domain-containing protein: MEKADLLIKDTKVYNSYLKCFMPADVYVQEGRIYYVDTRQEKALTPSEVLDGSGYLMLPGFIDIHLHIESSMMTPVSFGERAASCGVTTLVSEPHEIANVMGVQGIHEMINGAKDSPIDIFYGIPSSVPSTNESLETTGGVIGFEEMKHLMREDGVVCVGEIMNYRQIVKGTEMEITKFLDYLREEDPQAVIEGHCPSLVGLDLAKFLFRGIDGDHTEHTLEEIRQRFENGMFVELQEKMLKPEILDHIIKNNLFEHCCFVTDDTMADALLEKGQLNYIVKKAVEMGFPLSEAVYCASYTPARRMNLRDRGTLAPGRKADFQLVREQAVSDFEPELVFKDGKEIYRKGDAGRQLKPYGFPTEFYHSVHLDHIRAEDLQPKVQKSRGTVQVRVIEVSDGRTQTRETQVFMEVENGRLKWQESGCALAVVLERHGKNGGLGYGFVTGDCLKRGAAATTYYHDHHNLMVMGANPEDMLTAARRLIELQGGICTAENGKVMAELPLPVCGILSELPADDIGRMLGEVRKSLEALGYEHYNPIMSLCTLGLPVSPALKLTDRGLIDVEKGAVVPLRLS, translated from the coding sequence ATGGAAAAGGCGGATTTACTGATAAAGGATACGAAGGTTTATAATTCCTACTTGAAATGTTTTATGCCGGCAGATGTATATGTACAGGAGGGAAGGATTTATTATGTGGATACCAGGCAGGAGAAGGCGCTTACCCCCAGTGAGGTGCTGGACGGCAGCGGGTATCTAATGCTTCCCGGATTTATTGATATACACTTGCACATTGAAAGCTCTATGATGACGCCTGTTTCCTTTGGGGAACGGGCAGCTTCCTGCGGGGTTACCACCCTGGTTTCGGAGCCGCATGAGATCGCCAATGTTATGGGCGTACAGGGAATCCATGAGATGATCAACGGGGCAAAAGATTCCCCCATTGACATTTTTTACGGTATTCCCAGCAGTGTTCCCTCTACGAATGAAAGCCTGGAAACAACAGGAGGTGTCATTGGATTTGAGGAGATGAAGCATCTCATGAGGGAGGACGGTGTTGTCTGTGTGGGAGAGATCATGAACTACCGCCAGATCGTCAAGGGCACAGAGATGGAGATCACAAAATTTCTAGACTATCTCAGAGAGGAAGATCCCCAGGCCGTTATTGAGGGCCATTGTCCCTCCCTTGTGGGACTGGATCTGGCCAAATTTCTGTTCAGGGGTATTGACGGTGACCACACAGAGCATACTCTGGAGGAGATCAGACAGCGTTTTGAAAACGGCATGTTTGTGGAGCTTCAGGAGAAAATGCTGAAACCGGAGATTCTGGATCATATTATAAAAAACAATCTCTTTGAGCACTGCTGTTTTGTCACGGATGACACCATGGCAGACGCTCTGCTGGAAAAGGGACAGCTCAATTATATTGTGAAAAAAGCCGTAGAGATGGGATTTCCGCTGAGTGAGGCAGTATACTGCGCGTCCTATACCCCTGCAAGGCGTATGAACCTCAGAGACAGAGGAACCTTGGCGCCGGGAAGAAAGGCGGACTTCCAGTTGGTGAGAGAGCAGGCAGTCTCTGATTTTGAACCGGAGCTTGTGTTCAAAGACGGCAAGGAGATCTATCGTAAAGGAGATGCCGGGAGACAGCTAAAGCCATACGGTTTTCCCACAGAGTTCTATCACTCTGTACATCTGGATCATATCCGGGCAGAGGACCTGCAGCCAAAGGTACAAAAAAGCCGGGGAACGGTACAGGTCCGTGTCATAGAAGTGAGTGACGGACGTACACAGACAAGGGAAACGCAGGTTTTTATGGAAGTGGAAAACGGGCGTTTAAAATGGCAGGAAAGCGGCTGTGCGCTGGCCGTTGTGCTGGAGCGCCACGGTAAAAACGGGGGCCTTGGTTATGGATTTGTCACCGGTGACTGCCTGAAACGGGGCGCAGCGGCAACCACATATTACCATGACCATCATAATCTTATGGTGATGGGCGCCAATCCTGAGGATATGCTCACAGCGGCCAGACGGCTGATAGAACTGCAGGGAGGTATTTGCACCGCCGAGAACGGTAAGGTGATGGCAGAACTTCCTCTGCCTGTGTGCGGTATCCTTTCAGAACTTCCCGCTGATGATATCGGGAGAATGCTGGGAGAGGTAAGAAAGAGCCTAGAAGCGCTGGGCTATGAACACTATAATCCCATTATGTCCCTGTGCACCCTGGGTCTTCCGGTCAGCCCTGCTCTGAAGCTCACAGACAGGGGGCTTATTGATGTGGAGAAAGGGGCAGTGGTGCCGCTGAGGCTTTCCTAA
- a CDS encoding LacI family DNA-binding transcriptional regulator produces MRVTLKDIARETNLSVTTVSLVLNQKECRVSDSTRSLILKTAEKMHYYPNQLAVGLVKQETKTIGLIIPDISNHFFANLALGIDDEMLKHDRNIILSNTNDRPERDLKSIQVLKSRGVDAIILAMASNVDQTHIRSYKDIIDNSPIPIIAVDRCNPAFNCSALKLNNKKGAYNAVSHLLSLGHRNIACITGPANSDSTQERLAGYEWAYRDAGIPLPKKYVFHGDYLRHSGNDATKQILNETKATAIFAFNDLMALGAYHCLRQEGLSIPDDMSIVGFDNIDFSDMLEVPLTTVNQPTYKIGQEAARRALLEISSPETEKQTISFEPHLIIRKSTAKPR; encoded by the coding sequence ATGCGAGTAACTCTAAAAGATATCGCAAGAGAAACAAATCTATCTGTAACTACCGTCTCACTGGTTTTAAATCAAAAAGAATGCCGTGTATCCGACAGCACCCGCAGCCTGATCCTCAAAACAGCGGAAAAGATGCACTATTATCCCAACCAGCTTGCAGTGGGACTGGTAAAGCAGGAGACAAAGACGATCGGGCTTATTATTCCTGATATCAGCAATCATTTTTTTGCTAATCTTGCCCTGGGAATAGATGATGAAATGCTGAAACATGACCGGAATATCATTCTCAGCAATACCAATGACCGCCCGGAACGTGATCTAAAGAGTATCCAGGTGCTGAAATCACGGGGTGTGGACGCTATCATCCTTGCCATGGCATCCAATGTTGACCAGACACATATCCGTTCCTACAAAGACATCATAGATAACTCACCGATCCCTATCATAGCGGTAGACCGCTGTAACCCCGCATTCAACTGCAGCGCTCTCAAGCTGAACAATAAAAAAGGAGCGTATAACGCTGTCAGCCATCTGCTCAGTCTGGGGCACAGAAATATTGCCTGTATTACCGGCCCCGCCAATTCCGACAGCACACAGGAACGGCTTGCCGGTTATGAGTGGGCTTACCGTGATGCGGGGATCCCCCTGCCCAAAAAATATGTATTCCACGGTGATTATCTGAGGCACAGCGGAAATGACGCCACAAAACAGATTCTGAACGAGACAAAAGCAACTGCTATTTTTGCGTTTAATGATCTGATGGCCCTGGGCGCCTATCACTGTCTGCGGCAGGAAGGCCTGTCAATTCCTGATGATATGTCCATCGTGGGATTTGACAATATCGACTTCTCCGATATGCTTGAGGTTCCGCTGACTACAGTAAACCAACCCACCTATAAGATCGGGCAGGAGGCTGCCAGGCGCGCGCTGCTTGAGATCAGCAGTCCTGAGACGGAGAAGCAGACCATCAGCTTTGAGCCACATCTGATCATACGAAAAAGTACGGCAAAGCCGAGATAG
- a CDS encoding ABC transporter substrate-binding protein: MKKKLLAALMTAALAASMTACGAPQAVNEDNNSKDTEQAEEQKDQDSGEEGKESTGGKTTITVICHQSRSNIGEGGFTTGFFGALDTWQEEHPDVEVKVEEMDQTAYQTKINSLGASGDLPDLFMMKGSWTKTFVDNGWVADITAELDADQDWKNAYIKGGFDAAVRDGKTYGVPQESMSTGMVYYNSDMWKEIGYETFPETWDELLDAVDKFKEKGITPFVMGNKPNWPAESCWLSTLGDRFTGPDWTQSILDGSGAKFTDEAFVKALTAFQDLAQRGAFNEDINSIDDTEQNTVYFNKKAAAIVNGTWFIPTIDNSAPEDVKAATKLAILPSVEGGAEDQKTVSGGPAWFMSLSSKVTDPAKRELAMDLLKALTDERQANVTASMGGVTAWADPEYDTAKVPALFNEYNEMIKNITAVPIYDACMDASVIETMNVGLQSLLIGEKTPEELAEEIQTEQELAQ; the protein is encoded by the coding sequence ATGAAGAAGAAACTTTTAGCAGCGCTTATGACAGCAGCATTGGCGGCATCCATGACCGCATGCGGGGCACCTCAGGCAGTGAACGAAGATAATAACAGCAAAGACACAGAGCAGGCAGAGGAGCAAAAGGACCAGGACAGCGGTGAAGAGGGCAAGGAAAGTACAGGGGGAAAGACAACCATCACCGTGATCTGCCATCAGTCCAGAAGCAATATCGGTGAGGGTGGATTTACCACAGGCTTCTTTGGTGCTCTTGATACCTGGCAGGAAGAACACCCGGATGTGGAAGTAAAAGTGGAAGAAATGGATCAGACTGCATACCAGACAAAGATAAACTCTCTGGGCGCGTCAGGTGATCTGCCGGACCTGTTTATGATGAAGGGTTCCTGGACTAAAACATTTGTGGATAACGGATGGGTAGCGGATATTACCGCAGAACTGGATGCGGATCAGGATTGGAAGAATGCCTACATAAAGGGCGGATTTGATGCCGCGGTGAGAGACGGAAAGACCTATGGCGTACCCCAGGAAAGTATGTCCACAGGTATGGTGTATTATAACTCTGATATGTGGAAAGAGATCGGTTATGAAACTTTCCCGGAGACATGGGATGAACTGCTGGATGCAGTAGACAAATTTAAAGAAAAAGGAATCACCCCCTTTGTTATGGGAAATAAACCCAACTGGCCCGCAGAGTCCTGTTGGTTAAGCACTCTGGGAGATCGTTTCACAGGACCGGACTGGACACAGTCCATATTGGACGGCTCAGGAGCCAAATTTACGGATGAGGCATTTGTAAAGGCACTGACTGCTTTCCAGGATCTGGCGCAGAGAGGCGCGTTTAATGAAGACATTAACTCCATTGATGACACAGAGCAGAACACAGTTTATTTTAATAAAAAAGCAGCGGCCATCGTTAACGGTACCTGGTTTATCCCCACTATTGACAACTCCGCACCGGAGGATGTAAAGGCAGCTACGAAGCTTGCGATTCTTCCGTCTGTGGAAGGCGGCGCTGAGGACCAGAAGACAGTATCCGGCGGACCGGCCTGGTTTATGTCTCTGAGCAGCAAAGTTACGGACCCTGCAAAGCGTGAGCTGGCTATGGATTTACTGAAAGCCTTGACTGATGAGCGCCAGGCCAATGTGACAGCTTCTATGGGCGGCGTGACAGCATGGGCTGATCCGGAATATGACACAGCCAAAGTTCCGGCATTATTTAATGAATACAATGAAATGATCAAAAATATCACGGCTGTTCCTATTTATGATGCCTGCATGGATGCTTCTGTCATTGAGACTATGAATGTGGGACTCCAGTCCCTGCTGATCGGGGAAAAGACGCCGGAAGAACTGGCAGAAGAGATACAGACAGAACAGGAACTTGCACAGTAA
- a CDS encoding flavodoxin family protein, producing the protein MNILVLNGSPRSNGNTEIMADAFIKGACEQGHQVEKVNLGHLKIAPCLACEFCFTHNGVCVQKDDMTGVLEKVDNADMIVFASPVYWFSISAQLKAAIDRLYARARKGFNIRCAALLLDSASEGIYRSAIAAYEDTCAYLRWENKGILTVPGMDAKGDMKNSEGVKKAYDLGKSLVLE; encoded by the coding sequence ATGAATATTTTAGTATTGAACGGCAGTCCTCGCAGCAACGGAAATACGGAAATTATGGCAGATGCCTTTATAAAAGGCGCGTGTGAACAGGGGCATCAGGTGGAAAAAGTAAACCTGGGACATTTGAAAATTGCCCCATGTCTGGCTTGTGAATTCTGTTTTACACATAATGGAGTGTGTGTACAAAAGGATGATATGACGGGTGTATTGGAGAAAGTAGACAATGCGGATATGATCGTATTTGCCTCTCCTGTCTATTGGTTTTCCATCAGCGCACAGTTAAAAGCCGCTATAGATAGACTTTACGCAAGAGCCAGAAAAGGCTTTAACATCCGCTGCGCAGCGCTTCTTTTGGATTCCGCATCAGAGGGTATATACCGCTCGGCAATTGCCGCTTATGAGGATACCTGTGCCTATCTGCGCTGGGAAAATAAAGGGATACTGACAGTGCCGGGAATGGATGCAAAAGGCGATATGAAGAACTCTGAAGGTGTGAAAAAAGCATATGATCTGGGAAAATCCCTGGTTTTGGAATAG